One genomic region from Quercus robur chromosome 4, dhQueRobu3.1, whole genome shotgun sequence encodes:
- the LOC126720945 gene encoding cytochrome P450 76A2-like — MEFSSNFFLLSLIFFFSSALLLFLHRRIKPSLNRRLPPGPLGWPILGNMLDLGTMPHRTLFGLRPKYGDVIWLRLGSMNSMAILSAKAATEFFKNHDLSFAERTITETMRVHDYHKGSLALAPYGSYWRVLRRLVTVDMLVHKRINDTAIIRRKCVDNMLLWIEEEACKLEAKCGLHVARFVFLMTFNLLGNLMLSQDLLDPQSKDGSEFFTAMMGLMEWSGYANMSDYFPWLRWLDLQGLRKNMERDLGKALEIASKFVKERLMDRQQGAEKKDFLDLLLEFEGNGIEEPAKISDRDLNIFILELFMAGSETTSSTTEWALTELLRNPNSMIKAKAELMQVVGANHKVEESDIDNLPYLQAIIKETLRLHPPIPFLVPRKAIRDTNFMGFDIPKNTQVLVNAWAIGRDPDVWDDPLSCKPERFIGTKIDYKGQHYELIPFGAGRRMCAGVPLAHRVLHLILGSLLHKFDWELDGNVTRETMDMKDRLGITMRKNEPLLVVPKKCVVID, encoded by the exons ATGGAgttttcttcaaatttcttccttctttccttAATATTCTTCTTCTCGTCAGCTCTACTCCTCTTTCTCCACCGTAGAATTAAGCCCAGCCTTAACCGCCGCCTTCCTCCAGGACCGCTAGGATGGCCAATACTTGGCAACATGCTCGATCTTGGAACAATGCCACACCGTACCCTATTTGGTCTTAGACCCAAATATGGTGATGTTATATGGTTAAGACTGGGCTCAATGAACTCTATGGCAATCCTCTCAGCCAAAGCAGCCACAGAGTTCTTCAAGAACCATGACCTCTCTTTTGCTGAACGCACCATCACTGAAACCATGCGTGTCCATGACTACCACAAGGGCTCTTTAGCCTTAGCCCCTTATGGTTCCTATTGGCGTGTTCTTAGGCGCTTGGTCACGGTCGACATGTTAGTGCACAAGCGCATCAACGACACCGCAATTATACGTAGAAAATGTGTGGACAACATGTTGTTATGGATTGAGGAAGAGGCATGTAAACTTGAAGCTAAATGTGGTCTTCATGTGGCAAGGTTTGTGTTCCTCATGACCTTCAATTTACTTGGAAACCTTATGTTATCACAAGACTTGCTCGATCCTCAGTCGAAGGACGGGTCGGAGTTTTTCACGGCGATGATGGGACTAATGGAGTGGTCCGGGTATGCTAACATGTCAGACTATTTTCCATGGCTAAGGTGGTTGGACTTGCAGGGCCTTAGGAAGAACATGGAGAGGGATCTTGGGAAAGCTTTGGAGATTGCATCCAAGTTTGTGAAGGAGCGCTTGATGGATAGGCAACAAGGGGCAGAGAAGAAGGATTTCTTGGATTTGTTGCTAGAATTTGAAGGCAATGGAATTGAGGAGCCTGCCAAAATTTCTGATAGGGAcctaaatattttcattttg GAACTATTTATGGCTGGTTCAGAAACAACAAGCAGCACTACTGAGTGGGCACTGACTGAGCTCCTACGCAATCCTAATTCCATGATTAAGGCTAAAGCTGAGCTTATGCAAGTAGTAGGAGCAAACCACAAGGTTGAGGAAAGTGACATTGACAACCTTCCATACCTACAAGCTATAATAAAGGAAACACTCCGATTACATCCTCCAATTCCATTCCTAGTTCCTCGAAAAGCAATTAGAGATACCAACTTTATGGGGTTTGACATACCCAAAAATACACAAGTTCTTGTAAATGCTTGGGCTATTGGAAGAGACCCAGATGTGTGGGATGATCCTTTGTCTTGCAAGCCCGAGAGGTTTATAGGCACAAAAATAGATTACAAGGGTCAACATTATGAGCTAATCCCATTTGGAGCTGGGAGGAGAATGTGTGCAGGTGTGCCATTGGCTCATAGAGTCCTTCACCTTATTTTGGGCTCATTGCTTCACAAATTTGATTGGGAGCTTGATGGCAATGTGACTCGAGAGACGATGGACATGAAGGACCGGTTGGGCATAACAATGAGAAAGAATGAACCATTACTGGTAGTGCCTAAAAAATGTGTTGTTATAGactaa
- the LOC126720946 gene encoding uncharacterized protein LOC126720946 → MGSRRNDNPHYGDGASPGKIFIGGLAKDTTYETFVSYFEKYGKITDSVIMKDRHTHRPRGFGFITYEDPSVVDQMIQETHVINGKQVEIKRTIPKGSGSAQANDIKTKKIFVGGIPTTVSEDEFKSFFSKYGKVLEHEIICDHVTKRSRGFGFIIFDSEKVVDNILSNGNMIDMERTQVEIKKAEPKKASSNPAHVPPAFGRDSRARSYNEDFGGFGDSYSSFGSGGYGPTSYRSLGGFGGRLGNYGGYGGGNDFGGGYGDFGGAGFGGYQGESSFGYSSRYDSYMGGLGGGYGGSGLSGYGRGSGGYGSYGGSGSPGASYGGPGGLYGSRAGYGGSSRYHPYAR, encoded by the exons AAACCTTTGTGAGTTACTTTGAGAAGTATGGAAAGATAACAGATTCTGTTATCATGAAAGACCGGCACACACATCGACCAAGGGGTTTTGGTTTCATAACCTATGAGGATCCTTCTGTTGTTGACCAGATGATCCAAGAGACCCATGTCATCAATGGCAAGCAG GTTGAGATCAAAAGAACCATTCCTAAAGGTTCTGGTTCTGCACAAGCTAATGatatcaaaacaaagaaaatttttgttggtgGGATTCCAACTACAGTCAGTGAAG ATGAGTTCAAGAGTTTCTTCTCAAAGTATGGAAAGGTGTTGGAACATGAGATTATATGCGATCATGTGACTAAACGCTCTCGTGGATTTGGATTTATTATATTTGACAGTGAAAAAGTTGTTGATAATATTCTGTCAAACGGCAATATGATTGATATGGAACGTACACAG GTTGAGATCAAGAAGGCTGAACCAAAGAAAGCCTCCTCAAACCCAGCACATGTTCCTCCTGCATTTGGTAGAGACTCTAGGGCACGTTCATACAATGAAGATTTTGGTGGATTTGGCGACTCTTATAGTAGCTTTGGAAGTGGTGGTTATGGCCCTACTTCTTATAGATCACTTGGCGGTTTTGGTGGTAGGCTTGGCAATTATGGAGGGTATGGTGGTGGTAATGATTTTGGTGGTGGTTATGGAGATTTTGGTGGTGCTGGTTTCGGTGGTTATCAGGGAGAGTCATCATTTGGCTATTCTAGTCGCTATGATTCCTATATGGGAGGCCTTGGTGGGGGATATGGTGGGAGTGGATTAAGTGGATATGGACGTGGAAGTGGGGGCTATGGAAGTTATGGTGGTTCAGGCTCCCCTGGTGCTAGTTATGGAGGGCCAGGAGGATTGTATGGTAGTAGGGCAGGTTATGGTGGCAGTAGTCGTTACCATCCCTATGCACGGTAG